Proteins co-encoded in one Sulfurimonas sp. HSL1-2 genomic window:
- the cysD gene encoding sulfate adenylyltransferase subunit CysD, producing MIDEKRLTHLKQLEAESVYILREVAAAFTNPVMMYSVGKDSSVMLHLAMKAFAPGKVPFPMLHVDTKWKFGEMIEFRDRRAKELGFDLVVHSNPEGEKMDISPFTHGSKVHTDVMKTEGLKQALNMGGYDAIIGGARRDEEKSRAKERIFSFRDKQHRWDPKNQRPELWNVYNTAIQKGESVRVFPISNWTELDIWQYIYLEQIPIPSLYFAKERPVVEYEGTKIMVDDERVPEELKAKAKNEMVRFRTLGCYPLTGAINSTASTLPEIIREMLLSKSSEREGRLIDKDQEGAMEKKKIEGYF from the coding sequence ATGATTGATGAGAAACGTCTGACACACCTCAAACAGCTGGAGGCCGAGTCGGTATACATTCTGCGCGAAGTTGCCGCCGCGTTTACGAATCCGGTGATGATGTACTCCGTCGGCAAGGACTCCTCGGTGATGCTGCACCTGGCGATGAAGGCGTTCGCTCCAGGCAAAGTCCCCTTTCCAATGTTGCATGTCGATACGAAATGGAAGTTCGGCGAGATGATCGAATTCCGCGACCGCCGGGCGAAGGAGCTGGGATTCGACCTGGTGGTGCATTCCAACCCAGAAGGGGAGAAGATGGACATCTCCCCCTTCACGCATGGCAGCAAGGTTCATACCGATGTCATGAAGACGGAGGGGCTTAAGCAGGCGCTTAACATGGGCGGCTACGACGCTATCATTGGCGGGGCACGTCGGGACGAGGAGAAGTCGCGGGCCAAAGAGCGTATCTTCTCCTTCCGCGACAAGCAGCACCGCTGGGACCCGAAAAACCAGCGTCCGGAGCTGTGGAACGTCTACAACACGGCGATCCAGAAGGGAGAGAGCGTCCGTGTCTTCCCGATCTCCAACTGGACCGAACTGGATATCTGGCAGTACATCTACCTTGAGCAGATCCCCATTCCTTCGCTTTATTTCGCCAAAGAGCGCCCGGTCGTCGAGTATGAAGGGACCAAGATCATGGTCGACGACGAACGGGTGCCCGAAGAACTGAAGGCCAAGGCAAAAAATGAGATGGTACGTTTCCGTACCCTGGGGTGCTACCCGCTGACGGGGGCGATCAATTCGACGGCGAGCACCCTGCCGGAGATCATCCGCGAAATGCTCCTCTCCAAGAGCAGCGAACGCGAAGGGCGCCTGATCGACAAGGATCAGGAAGGGGCGATGGAAAAGAAAAAAATCGAGGGGTACTTTTAA